In a single window of the Emys orbicularis isolate rEmyOrb1 chromosome 11, rEmyOrb1.hap1, whole genome shotgun sequence genome:
- the OSGEPL1 gene encoding tRNA N6-adenosine threonylcarbamoyltransferase, mitochondrial isoform X1 → MFWVQFFSRHASVQKILAISSVTRRTSKSVKHGRSVCLRSIFFNSVKYYPTKLVLGIETSCDDTAAAVVDDTGKILGEALHSQNEVHLKTGGIIPPVAQQLHRENIERIVKETLCVSGISLDELSAVATTVKPGLALSLGVGLEYSLKLVDKYKKPFIPIHHMEAHALTIRLINQVEFPFLVLLISGGHCILVVAQGVSDFLLLGQSVDIAPGDMLDKVARRLSLTKHPECCKMSGGKAIEHLAQQGNRLHYELRAPMQHHRNCNFSFSGLHFNATRIIMQKEKEEGIFQSKIHTNCTPDLWLYLQKPLLLTISAGLQEGHLLSCVTDIAAAVQHAVALHIVQRTHRAILFCIKSGILSQTNATLVVSGGVASNQYILRALQIVTDATNFNLLCPPPRLCTDNGVMIAWNGIERMRAGLGVLHSTDGIRYEPKASLGIDISEQVGEVAIKVPSLEVSLNELATINL, encoded by the exons ATGTTTTGGGTGCAG TTCTTTTCTAGGCATGCCTCTGTGCAGAAGATTTTAGCAATAAGCAGCGTAACCAGACGCACTTCAAAATCAGTTAAACATGGCCGGTCTGTGTGTTTAAGAAGCATTTTCTTTAACTCTGTCAAATACTATCCCACTAAATTAGTTCTGGGAATTGAAACTAGTTGTGATGATACAGCAGCTGCTGTGGTGGATGATACTGGCAAAATCTTAGGAGAAGCTCTACATTCTCAAAATGAAGTCCATTTAAA AACAGGTGGGATTATTCCTCCAGTGGCACAGCAACTTCACAGGGAAAATATTGAGCGAATAGTAAAAGAAACACTCTGCGTCAGTGGAATCTCTCTCGATGAGCTCTCTGCTGTCGCAACTACTGTAAAGCCAGGACTCGCTTTAAGTCTCGGAGTGGGATTAGAATATAGTTTAAAATTGGTGGACAAGTATAAAAAACCTTTCATCCCCATCCATCACATGGAGGCACATGCACTTACAATTAGGCTGATAAACCAAGTGGAATTTCCTTTCTTAGTTCTTTTAATCTCTGGAGGCCACTGTATCCTGGTAGTAGCACAAGGAGTTTCAGATTTTCTTCTGCTTGGACAGTCAGTGGATATAGCACCAGGAGACATGCTTGACAAG GTAGCAAGAAGACTCTCTCTAACAAAGCACCCAGAGTGCTGCAAAATGAGTGGTGGGAAAGCTATAGAGCACTTGGCCCAACAGGGAAACAGGCTGCATTATGAACTCAGAGCTCCCATGCAACATCATCGTAACTGCAATTTTTCCTTTTCCGGACTTCACTTCAATGCCACTAGAATAATTatgcaaaaagaaaaggaagaaggtATTTTTCAAAGTAAGATACATACAAATTGTACACCTGACCTGTGGTTATATTTGCAAAAACCCCTTTTGCTCACAATTTCTGCAGGTTTACAGGAGGGACACCTCCTGTCCTGTGTTACAGATATTGCTGCTGCAGTACAGCATGCAGTAGCACTTCATATTGTCCAGCGAACACACCGGGCCATTCTATTCTGCATAAAAAGTGGCATCTTATCACAAACAAATGCAACTTTG GTTGTATCAGGAGGAGTTGCAAGTAATCAGTATATCCTAAGAGCTCTGCAAATTGTAACAGATGCAACTAACTTCAATTTGCTGTGTCCTCCTCCCAGACTCTGTACTGACAATGGTGTTATGATTGCCTG GAATGGCATTGAAAGGATGCGTGCAGGCTTAGGTGTGTTACATAGCACAGATGGCATACGCTATGAACCAAA
- the OSGEPL1 gene encoding tRNA N6-adenosine threonylcarbamoyltransferase, mitochondrial isoform X2, with the protein MFWVQFFSRHASVQKILAISSVTRRTSKSVKHGRSVCLRSIFFNSVKYYPTKLVLGIETSCDDTAAAVVDDTGKILGEALHSQNEVHLKTGGIIPPVAQQLHRENIERIVKETLCVSGISLDELSAVATTVKPGLALSLGVGLEYSLKLVDKYKKPFIPIHHMEAHALTIRLINQVEFPFLVLLISGGHCILVVAQGVSDFLLLGQSVDIAPGDMLDKVARRLSLTKHPECCKMSGGKAIEHLAQQGNRLHYELRAPMQHHRNCNFSFSGLHFNATRIIMQKEKEEGLQEGHLLSCVTDIAAAVQHAVALHIVQRTHRAILFCIKSGILSQTNATLVVSGGVASNQYILRALQIVTDATNFNLLCPPPRLCTDNGVMIAWNGIERMRAGLGVLHSTDGIRYEPKASLGIDISEQVGEVAIKVPSLEVSLNELATINL; encoded by the exons ATGTTTTGGGTGCAG TTCTTTTCTAGGCATGCCTCTGTGCAGAAGATTTTAGCAATAAGCAGCGTAACCAGACGCACTTCAAAATCAGTTAAACATGGCCGGTCTGTGTGTTTAAGAAGCATTTTCTTTAACTCTGTCAAATACTATCCCACTAAATTAGTTCTGGGAATTGAAACTAGTTGTGATGATACAGCAGCTGCTGTGGTGGATGATACTGGCAAAATCTTAGGAGAAGCTCTACATTCTCAAAATGAAGTCCATTTAAA AACAGGTGGGATTATTCCTCCAGTGGCACAGCAACTTCACAGGGAAAATATTGAGCGAATAGTAAAAGAAACACTCTGCGTCAGTGGAATCTCTCTCGATGAGCTCTCTGCTGTCGCAACTACTGTAAAGCCAGGACTCGCTTTAAGTCTCGGAGTGGGATTAGAATATAGTTTAAAATTGGTGGACAAGTATAAAAAACCTTTCATCCCCATCCATCACATGGAGGCACATGCACTTACAATTAGGCTGATAAACCAAGTGGAATTTCCTTTCTTAGTTCTTTTAATCTCTGGAGGCCACTGTATCCTGGTAGTAGCACAAGGAGTTTCAGATTTTCTTCTGCTTGGACAGTCAGTGGATATAGCACCAGGAGACATGCTTGACAAG GTAGCAAGAAGACTCTCTCTAACAAAGCACCCAGAGTGCTGCAAAATGAGTGGTGGGAAAGCTATAGAGCACTTGGCCCAACAGGGAAACAGGCTGCATTATGAACTCAGAGCTCCCATGCAACATCATCGTAACTGCAATTTTTCCTTTTCCGGACTTCACTTCAATGCCACTAGAATAATTatgcaaaaagaaaaggaagaag GTTTACAGGAGGGACACCTCCTGTCCTGTGTTACAGATATTGCTGCTGCAGTACAGCATGCAGTAGCACTTCATATTGTCCAGCGAACACACCGGGCCATTCTATTCTGCATAAAAAGTGGCATCTTATCACAAACAAATGCAACTTTG GTTGTATCAGGAGGAGTTGCAAGTAATCAGTATATCCTAAGAGCTCTGCAAATTGTAACAGATGCAACTAACTTCAATTTGCTGTGTCCTCCTCCCAGACTCTGTACTGACAATGGTGTTATGATTGCCTG GAATGGCATTGAAAGGATGCGTGCAGGCTTAGGTGTGTTACATAGCACAGATGGCATACGCTATGAACCAAA